A window of the Archangium lipolyticum genome harbors these coding sequences:
- a CDS encoding DUF5953 family protein produces the protein MTSSQNELGIIVYAPALVRGDALPLAIIHGMERALPGLRLGWTTSGKEDLIALPHRDEWIAANSTDGGFPFLCNDDNDHLVTVAGWENPNGLAAGNPPHFEVHADLPLDAAGIAAAADMLEAVAEGARAFWGHATPINAGVEIAEQTSPTLEGPPCPPRGLPALKLPKKIRSPEIPHRLGWLNYWSAAAARAIGFPDPACDAELLSRSRRTATGGWVVRLTDAPLDLDTPAHLDALKRAYERFPEIGGRSTP, from the coding sequence ATGACATCTAGCCAAAACGAGCTTGGCATCATCGTCTACGCGCCTGCACTCGTGCGCGGCGATGCGCTACCTCTCGCCATCATCCACGGGATGGAACGTGCGCTTCCGGGCTTGCGTCTGGGATGGACGACTTCCGGAAAAGAAGACCTTATTGCATTGCCTCACCGCGATGAATGGATCGCGGCAAACAGCACGGACGGCGGATTTCCGTTCCTCTGCAACGATGACAATGACCACCTCGTGACGGTTGCCGGGTGGGAAAACCCGAACGGTCTTGCAGCAGGCAACCCGCCGCACTTTGAAGTCCATGCAGACCTGCCGCTAGACGCAGCCGGCATCGCCGCAGCAGCGGATATGCTGGAAGCCGTAGCGGAGGGCGCACGCGCGTTCTGGGGGCACGCGACACCGATCAACGCGGGTGTGGAGATCGCAGAGCAGACGAGTCCCACGCTGGAAGGTCCTCCGTGTCCTCCCCGGGGACTGCCAGCGCTCAAGCTCCCAAAGAAAATCCGCTCGCCTGAGATTCCGCATCGCCTCGGGTGGCTGAACTACTGGTCGGCTGCTGCCGCACGGGCCATCGGCTTCCCCGACCCCGCCTGCGACGCGGAGCTGCTGTCGCGCTCACGGCGTACCGCGACGGGCGGATGGGTCGTCAGGCTCACCGATGCGCCGCTCGACCTGGACACCCCCGCCCACCTGGACGCGCTCAAGCGGGCCTACGAGCGCTTCCCGGAGATTGGCGGGCGCTCCACGCCTTGA
- the istB gene encoding IS21-like element helper ATPase IstB yields the protein MSHELVHARVLEHLERLRLGHLAERLDALLAEAARGEPTYLDFLDALLREEMGAKQRKRVSMGITIAHFPAVKTLEDFDFKAQPSVDQKLVRELATGRFIAQCENVLLFGPPGVGKTHLAIGLGRAAVETGHSVLFTSATALLAALARAESEGALKDKLNYFAKPKLLVVDELGYLPFEKRSAHLFFQLVARRYEKGSMLLTTNQMVGQWGGVFGDDVLAAAILDRLLHHSHTLLIQGDSYRLRQKKKAGLLSRGVLQATSSAAEPER from the coding sequence GCTGCTGGCGGAGGCGGCACGCGGCGAGCCCACGTACCTGGACTTCCTCGACGCGCTGCTGCGCGAGGAGATGGGGGCCAAGCAGCGCAAGCGGGTGAGCATGGGAATCACCATCGCGCACTTCCCGGCGGTGAAGACGCTGGAGGACTTCGACTTCAAGGCGCAGCCCTCGGTGGACCAGAAGCTGGTGCGGGAACTGGCCACGGGGCGTTTCATCGCCCAGTGCGAGAACGTGCTGCTCTTCGGTCCGCCGGGCGTGGGCAAGACGCACCTGGCGATTGGGCTGGGCCGCGCGGCGGTGGAGACCGGGCACTCCGTGCTCTTCACCAGCGCCACGGCGCTGCTGGCGGCGCTGGCCAGGGCCGAGAGCGAAGGCGCGCTCAAGGACAAGCTCAACTACTTCGCCAAGCCGAAGCTGCTGGTGGTCGATGAGCTGGGCTACCTGCCGTTTGAGAAGCGCAGTGCCCACCTCTTCTTCCAGCTGGTGGCGCGTCGCTACGAGAAGGGCAGCATGCTGCTGACCACCAACCAGATGGTGGGGCAGTGGGGCGGCGTCTTCGGCGATGACGTGCTGGCCGCGGCCATCCTCGACCGGTTGCTGCACCACAGCCACACGCTGCTCATCCAGGGCGACAGCTACCGGCTGCGGCAGAAGAAGAAGGCCGGGCTGCTGAGCCGGGGCGTGCTGCAGGCCACCAGCAGTGCAGCTGAACCCGAGCGCTGA